In Carassius gibelio isolate Cgi1373 ecotype wild population from Czech Republic chromosome B4, carGib1.2-hapl.c, whole genome shotgun sequence, one DNA window encodes the following:
- the LOC127956794 gene encoding semaphorin-3C-like has product MGRSGALWVWLLGTSMRLLLPLVLCVTCIHGLFPPQPRVFLSFQELQKTQSFEHYTLSEKAMDYRILFMDEDQDRMYVGCKDHVLSMDINNISQTLLKIFWPASTSKIEECQMAGKDPTHGCGNFLRVIQPYNRTHLFICGSGAYSPVCAYVNRGRRPEEQVFQISSRAESGKGRCSFNPQVNTVSVMLNQELFSGMYIDFMGTDAAIFRSLTTRNAVRTDQHNSKWLSEPVFIDAHLIPDGSDPNDAKLYFFLRERLTDSSGNTKNIHAMVARVCPNDTGGQRSLVNKWTTFLKARLVCSVLEEDGTETHFDELENVFLLETDHPKGLLIFGVFTSTSSVFRGSAVCVYNMADILTVFNGPFAHREGPSFQWVAFQGRIPYPRPGTCPGGAFTPHTQSTKEFPDDVVTFVRNHPVMFNPIYPVGRKPLVVRTHADYKYTSIAVDQVTAVDGHYQVLFLGTDKGTVQKVVVLPSNGSLDEDLILEELEVFKKQSPITNLRISSKKQQLYVSSEHGVSQVSLHRCMAYGSACADCCLARDPYCAWDGLSCSRFYPTGKRRSRRQDIMHGNPLTQCRGFNLKAYRNAVEMTQYGVKNNTTFLECQPKSPQASVKWLIQRDNDRRKEVKLSDRVLSTNHGLLIRAVHSSDQGVYYCLATENGFKRTLAKIRLQILSEALVSALSNKHSPWGWAASLHPKALVSAFSPAETLAMHQYCKERKQMQSLQNIQSPMRGDLGKLKPLLDHRKSRNRRNHLQEE; this is encoded by the exons AATTACAGAAAACCCAGTCCTTTGAGCACTACACGTTGTCTGAGAAGGCCATGGACTATAGGATCCTCTTCATGGACGAAGATCAAGACCGTATGTACGTGGGCTGCAAAGACCATGTCCTCTCGATGGACATCAACAACATCAGCCAGACCCTGCTAAAG ATATTCTGGCCGGCATCCACTAGTAAGATCGAGGAGTGTCAGATGGCTGGCAAAGACCCCACA CATGGATGTGGAAACTTCTTACGAGTGATTCAGCCTTATAACAGGACTCATCTGTTCATCTGCGGCAGTGGAGCCTACAGCCCAGTGTGTGCATATGTTAACCGTGGCAGGCGTCCTGAG GAGCAAGTCTTCCAAATCTCTTCCCGAGCAGAGTCAGGGAAAGGAAGATGCTCGTTTAACCCACAAGTCAACACCGTCTCAGTCATGCTCA ATCAGGAGCTGTTCTCTGGCATGTACATTGACTTCATGGGGACAGACGCGGCCATCTTCAGGAGCCTGACCACAAGGAACGCTGTGAGGACGGACCAACATAACTCCAAATGGCTGAGCG AGCCAGTGTTCATCGATGCACACTTGATTCCTGACGGCTCAGACCCAAACGACGCCAAGCTTTACTTCTTCCTGCGTGAGAGACTGACGGACAGTAGTGGAAACACTAAGAACATCCACGCTATGGTGGCTCGAGTCTGCCCT AATGACACTGGTGGTCAACGCAGTCTGGTGAACAAGTGGACCACATTTCTGAAGGCTCGTCTGGTTTGTTCGGTTCTAGAGGAGGACGGTACAGAGACCCACTTTGATGAGCTCG AGAATGTGTTTTTATTGGAGACGGACCACCCAAAGGGCCTCCTCATCTTTGGAGTTTTCACCTCTACAAG TTCTGTGTTCAGAGGTTCTGCTGTCTGTGTGTACAACATGGCCGACATCCTGACGGTCTTTAACGGACCGTTCGCGCACAGGGAAGGACCCAGCTTCCAGTGGGTGGCTTTCCAGGGCCGGATCCCATACCCACGACCGGGAACT TGTCCTGGTGGCGCGTTCACCCCTCATACCCAGAGCACTAAAGAGTTTCCAGATGATGTGGTGACGTTCGTGAGGAATCACCCCGTCATGTTTAACCCCATCTACCCAGTCGGAAGGAAACCTCTGGTGGTGCGGACACATGCCGATTATAAATACACCTCTATAGCTGTGGACCAGGTCACTGCTGTGGACGGACACTACCAGGTTCTATTCCTGGGCACAG ATAAAGGCACGGTACAGAAGGTCGTGGTTCTGCCGTCAAACGGCTCTCTGGATGAGGATCTAATCCTGGAGGAGCTGGAAGTGTTTAAG AAGCAATCTCCTATCACCAACCTAAGAATCTCATCTAAAAAG CAACAGCTGTATGTTAGCTCTGAACACGGAGTCTCCCAGGTGTCTTTGCACCGCTGCATGGCATACGGCTCTGCTTGTGCAGACTGCTGTTTAGCGCGGGACCCTTACTGTGCCTGGGATGGGCTCAGCTGTTCTCGATTCTACCCTACTGGcaagag GAGAAGCAGAAGGCAGGATATTATGCATGGGAATCCACTAACTCAGTGCAGAGGGTTCAATCTGAAAG CCTACAGGAATGCAGTGGAGATGACGCAGTATGGAGTCAAAAACAACACCACCTTCCTGGAGTGTCAGCCCAAATCTCCACAGGCCTCAGTTAAATGGCTCATTCAGAGAGACAACGATCGCAGGAAAGAG GTGAAGCTGAGCGATCGTGTGTTGTCCACCAATCACGGCTTGCTCATCCGTGCAGTGCATTCCTCGGATCAGGGTGTGTATTACTGCCTGGCCACAGAGAATGGCTTCAAGCGCACACTTGCTAAAATCCGTCTCCAGATTCTGAGCGAAGCTCTGGTCAGCGCTCTGAGCAATAAACACTCTCCCTGGGGCTGGGCGGCCTCACTGCACCCTAAAGCCCTGGTGTCAGCCTTCAGCCCTGCTGAGACGCTGGCCATGCACCAATACTGCAAGGAACGCAAACAGATGCAGAGTCTGCAGAACATACAGAGCCCCATGAGAGGTGATCTGGGCAAACTCAAGCCCTTGCTGGACCACAGGAAGAGCAGGAACCGCCGAAACCACTTACAAGAGGAATAG